The region GTCTGCGAGCGGCGCTTCGGGGGGTGTGAAGGTCCGGTCCGGCGCGTACGGGAACAGGCTCGTGGGGCCGAATATGTGGCAGTGCGCGTCGCAGGCGTCGGCGGGCACGTCGATCGTCATAGCGTGCGGTGCCGGATGCGGGCCGGGATTGGACGGTGTGCTCAACGGAACCTCCTGCTCACTCAGTCGCAGCGGGCGGTCATGCCGCCGTCGACGACGATCTCGGTGCCGGTGACGAATCGCGCTTCGTCGGAAGCGAGGAAAAGCGCGGCGTGTGCGGTGTCGCGGCCGTCTCCCATGAATCCGAGCGGGATGCGGGCCTGGCGTTGGGCGAGCAGCGCGTCCACATCGCCGCCGGTGCGTTGCCCGGCGAGACGAGCTTCCACCATGGGGGTGTGCAACTGTCCTGGCACCACTGTGTTGACCCGGATCCGGTCCGGGGCGTGCTGCACGGCGACCACTTTGGACAGCTGGATGACGCCTGCTTTCGCCGACGCGTATCCCACCTGGGCCGAGCCGGTCCAACGCAGTCCTGAGGTCGATGCGATGTTCACGATCGCACCGCCGCCCTGCTCCTTCATGACCGGAATGACGTGTTTGCAGCCGAGGTAGGCGCTGGAGAGGTTGGTGTCCAGTTGCGCCTGCCAGGTCTGCTCGTCGAGTTCCACCGGTCCGCCGTGCCGTGAGCCGCCGACGTTGTTGACCAGAACGTCGATCCTGCCGAACGCGGTGCGGGCAGCCTCGACCATGCCCGCGACGGCTGCGGAGTCGGTGACGTCACACGTGTGCGCCACCGCAGTGCCTCCCTCCTCAGCGATCACCTCCAGGGTCGACTCCAGCGGTTCGGCGTCGCGGTCCACGACCAGCACCCGTGCGCCTTCGCGGGCGAAGATGGCCGCCGTTGCACGCCCGTTGCCCCAACCCGGACCGGCGCTGCCCGCACCGGTGACGATCGCGACCTTGCCTGCCAGTCGACCGCTCATGCCACTGCTCCGTTCTCGTCGAGGGTGTCGGGTTCGGTCGCCTCGTCCGGTCGACCGACGTGCAGGGCGACCAGGAAGCGGGAGACCAGGTTGTAGGTGCCGATCGTCGCGGTGAGCTCGACGATGTGCCGGTCGTCGAAGTGCTCGTGCAGCGCCTTGAAGACGTCGTCGGGCACCTCGACAGATCGTGTCATCGCATCGGTGTAGGCGAGCGCCGCGCGCTGCGGTGCCGTAAGCGTGGCCGCCGGGTCCACGACGTCGACGCGGAGCCCTTCGGTCTGCTCGGGGGTGAGCCCGGCTCGGTGCGCGACCGGTTCGTGCGCGTTCCACTCGTAGTCGGCACCGTTGAGAGCTGCGACGCGCAGGATCGCGAGTTCCCGGATGTCGGCGGGCAGGCCGGCACGGGTGCGGATCGCTCCCAGCAGACTGTTCCATCCGTCGGCGATCGGGGGACTGTGCAGCAGCATCTGGTCCAGTGGTGTGAGCTGCCCGCCGCGCCGCTCGCGGATCCGATCAGCGATTTCGCTGTCAACGCTCTGGTATTCCAGGCGTGCCATCAGTGTTGTGATCCTTCCGTGCCGAGGATGCATATGAGGTGGAGTGCCGCGGCGGGTCAGGAGGGGCCCGCAGTGTTGGCGACCGCGTCGGCCGTGGGCGCTGGGAATGTCTCGGCGGAACCGTCGCGGTCAGGCAGGGGTACAACGGGTTCGCCGTTGAGGACGGCGCGAGCACGTTCGAGATCGAGAGCGCGTTCCCAGCGTGCGACGACGAGACTGCCCATGATCTGTCCGGACAGGCTGACCAGACCACGCATGGTCGACAGGAACCGGTCGATGCCCAAGACCAGCATGATCCCGACAACAGGGACCGCGCCCGTGGTCGACAGGGTCGCCGCGAGGATGACGAAGCCCGCACCGGCAACTCCCGCGCTGCCCTTCGAGGTGACCATGAAGACGGCCAGCAACCCGATCTGCTGCCACAACGACAGGTCGACGTTGAACGCCTGCGCGATGTACAGAGACGCGAAGCCGAGGTAGAGGCACACTCCGTCACCGTTGAACGCATATCCGGAGGGAACGACGAGGCCGACGATCCGCTTGGGCGAGCCGAGGTTCTCCAGCTTGCGCATGAGCTGCGGCATCACGACCTCGTAGTTGGAGGTGCCCAGCGTGATCAGCAGCTCGTCTTTGAAGTACCGGTACAGCTTGAGGATCCGCAGCCCGCACAGCCGAGCGATCAAGCCGAACACCAGCAGGCTGAACACGATGCCGGTGGCCCAGAACAGCGCGATCACACTGCCCAAACTGGTCAGCGTTCCAAGCCCGAACTTGCCCGTGGTGTAGGCCATCGCGCCGAAGGCCCCCAGCGGCGCCAGGTACATGACGAGTTTGACCACACCGAACACCGCTTCGCCGACACGGCCGATACCGCGGGCCAGCGGCTCGCCCCGGCTGCCGAGCGCCTTGATCGCGAGGGCGAACAAGATCGCGATGAGCAGAACCTGCAGCACGTTGCCCTCGGTGAAAGCGCTGACGACGCTGTGCGGAATGATCTGAACCAGGAAGTCGTACCAGTTCTGGCTCTCGCTGGTCTGCAGGTACTTCTCCGCCGCACCCGAGAGCTGCAACGCGTTCGGATCCGCGTTGAGCCCCCTACCCGGCTCGAACACATCCATCACGACCAAACCGGCGATCAGCGCGATCGTCGTGACGACCTCGAAGTAGACCAGAGCTTTCACCCCGACACGCCCCACAGCCGTCAGCTCCCCGGCCGAGGCGATACCGGTGACGATCGTGCAGAACACCACCGGGGCGATGAGCATCTGGATCAACGAGATGAAACCTGTGCCGACCGGCTCGAGCGACGCACCGATCTCCGGAGCGATCAGGCCGAGGGCCGCGCCGAGAGCGATCGCGACGAGGACGGTCACGTACAGCTTCGACGTGAAAGCGCTGTGCAACAGCGATCGCATCGGCATCGTTGTCTCCCGATTCTGTGCGACTGACGAACATCTGTACGTTGGACGTACAGACGATGAGCGACGGCGGGAGCGCTGTCAATAGACACCCACGGTTTGGCCGACGCAGCACTGGAAAGGCGATACGGCTGTTCGGCTTCCTGGTGTGAGCGGCGATGCTGCTCACAACCGACTCTGAACATGACGCCGCTGGTATCGCCTCA is a window of Saccharopolyspora erythraea NRRL 2338 DNA encoding:
- a CDS encoding SDR family NAD(P)-dependent oxidoreductase, which translates into the protein MSGRLAGKVAIVTGAGSAGPGWGNGRATAAIFAREGARVLVVDRDAEPLESTLEVIAEEGGTAVAHTCDVTDSAAVAGMVEAARTAFGRIDVLVNNVGGSRHGGPVELDEQTWQAQLDTNLSSAYLGCKHVIPVMKEQGGGAIVNIASTSGLRWTGSAQVGYASAKAGVIQLSKVVAVQHAPDRIRVNTVVPGQLHTPMVEARLAGQRTGGDVDALLAQRQARIPLGFMGDGRDTAHAALFLASDEARFVTGTEIVVDGGMTARCD
- a CDS encoding carboxymuconolactone decarboxylase family protein codes for the protein MARLEYQSVDSEIADRIRERRGGQLTPLDQMLLHSPPIADGWNSLLGAIRTRAGLPADIRELAILRVAALNGADYEWNAHEPVAHRAGLTPEQTEGLRVDVVDPAATLTAPQRAALAYTDAMTRSVEVPDDVFKALHEHFDDRHIVELTATIGTYNLVSRFLVALHVGRPDEATEPDTLDENGAVA
- the dctA gene encoding C4-dicarboxylate transporter DctA — its product is MPMRSLLHSAFTSKLYVTVLVAIALGAALGLIAPEIGASLEPVGTGFISLIQMLIAPVVFCTIVTGIASAGELTAVGRVGVKALVYFEVVTTIALIAGLVVMDVFEPGRGLNADPNALQLSGAAEKYLQTSESQNWYDFLVQIIPHSVVSAFTEGNVLQVLLIAILFALAIKALGSRGEPLARGIGRVGEAVFGVVKLVMYLAPLGAFGAMAYTTGKFGLGTLTSLGSVIALFWATGIVFSLLVFGLIARLCGLRILKLYRYFKDELLITLGTSNYEVVMPQLMRKLENLGSPKRIVGLVVPSGYAFNGDGVCLYLGFASLYIAQAFNVDLSLWQQIGLLAVFMVTSKGSAGVAGAGFVILAATLSTTGAVPVVGIMLVLGIDRFLSTMRGLVSLSGQIMGSLVVARWERALDLERARAVLNGEPVVPLPDRDGSAETFPAPTADAVANTAGPS